A genome region from Arachis duranensis cultivar V14167 chromosome 6, aradu.V14167.gnm2.J7QH, whole genome shotgun sequence includes the following:
- the LOC110272987 gene encoding uncharacterized protein LOC110272987, which translates to MEQGASVGKPSELTEDTLPPQIAPDDKVPSHEQKMELKPLLSHLNEWVSPVQVVQKKSGITTVKNEHGKLIATTVQNSWMVCIDYRRLNQATCKDHYPLPFIDQMLNRLSGHVVSNTSISVDPAKVDVISGLAYPSSVREVHSFFGHAGFYRRFIKDFSKVALVLSRVL; encoded by the exons ATGGAGCAAGGTGCAAGTGTGGGGAAACCCTCTGAGCTTACTGAAGATACCTTGCCACCACAAATAGCTCCAGATGATAAAGTGCCTAGCCATGAGCAGAAAATGGAGTTGAAGCCCCTTCTATcccacctcaa TGAATGGGTCAGCCCAGTACAGGTGGTACAAAAGAAATCTGGCATCAcaacagtgaagaatgagcatgggaAACTCATTGCAACTACGGTGCAGAACTCTTGGATGGTGTGCATTGATTATAGGCGTCTCAACCAGGCAACCTgcaaggatcactacccactGCCTTTCATCGATCAGATGCTtaatcgcctgtcag gacaCGTTGTTTCTAATACTAGTATTTCAGTTGATCCAGCAAAGGTAGATGTCATTTCTGGTTTAGCTTACCCCTCCTCCGTGAGGGAAGTCCACTCGTTTTTTGGTCATGCAGGTTTCTACCGGcgatttattaaggacttcagtaaggtagcactggTTTTATCCCGAGTGCTGTAG